A region of the Calditerricola satsumensis genome:
GATGACAAATTCGCTCAAGGCGCGCTTCATCCGCTCAATTGCCTCGCCGCGATCCTTGCCCCACACGATCAGCTTGGCGATCATCGAGTCGTAGTACGGCGGGATGGTGTAGCCGGCGTAGGCCGCGCTGTCGACGCGCACGCCGAAGCCGCCGGGCGGGAGGTAATAGGTGATGCGCCCCGGCGAGGGCATGAAGTTTTTGGCCGGGTTTTCGGCGTTGATGCGGCATTCGATGGCCCAGCCGTTGAACCTCACATCCTCCTGAGAGAAGGAAAGCGGCAGCCCCGCCGCGACGCGGATCTGCTCCTTGATCAGGTCGATGCCGGTGATCATCTCCGTCACCGGGTGCTCCACCTGGATGCGCGTGTTCATCTCCATGAAATAGAAGTTCCCCTGTTTGTCGAGCAGGAATTCCACCGTGCCGGCGCCGCAGTAGCCCACGGCCTTGGCCGCCTGGATGGCCGCTTGGCCCATCTTTTCGCGCAGCTCGGGGGTCATCACCGGGCAGGGCGCTTCCTCGATCAGCTTCTGGTGGCGGCGCTGCACGGAACAGTCGCGCTCGCCGAGGTGGACGACGTTGCCGTGCCGGTCGGCCATGATCTGGATCTCCACGTGCCGCGGCTCCTCGAGGTACTTCTCCAGGTAGACGCCGGGATTGCCGAAGGCCGTCTCCGCTTCCTTCTGCGCCGTGCGGATTGCCTTCTCCAGCTCCTCGCGGTTGTAGGCGACGCGCATGCCCTTGCCACCGCCTCCCGCCGTGGCCTTGACGATGACGGGGTAGCCGATGGCCTCGGCCGTCTTCACCGCCTCGTCCACGTCTTCCACCAGACCGTCCGACCCTGGGACGATGGGCACGCCGGCTTGGCGCATCGTCTCGCGGGCCACCGCCTTCTCGCCCATCTTGGCGATGGCCTCCGGGTTCGGGCCGATGAAGGTGATGTTGCAGGCGGCGCAAAGCTCGGCAAAGTCCGGGTTTTCGGCCAAAAAGCCGTAACCGGGATGAATGGCGTCCACGCCGGTG
Encoded here:
- the accC gene encoding acetyl-CoA carboxylase biotin carboxylase subunit, with protein sequence MFRKVLIANRGEIAVRVIRACRELGIETVAVYSEADADALHVRLADEAYCIGPKASKDSYLNMTNLMAVATLTGVDAIHPGYGFLAENPDFAELCAACNITFIGPNPEAIAKMGEKAVARETMRQAGVPIVPGSDGLVEDVDEAVKTAEAIGYPVIVKATAGGGGKGMRVAYNREELEKAIRTAQKEAETAFGNPGVYLEKYLEEPRHVEIQIMADRHGNVVHLGERDCSVQRRHQKLIEEAPCPVMTPELREKMGQAAIQAAKAVGYCGAGTVEFLLDKQGNFYFMEMNTRIQVEHPVTEMITGIDLIKEQIRVAAGLPLSFSQEDVRFNGWAIECRINAENPAKNFMPSPGRITYYLPPGGFGVRVDSAAYAGYTIPPYYDSMIAKLIVWGKDRGEAIERMKRALSEFVIEGIHTTIPFHLRVLSHPAFVAGNVDTKFLEKYPINVEEDDEIGTGQ